The following proteins are encoded in a genomic region of Populus trichocarpa isolate Nisqually-1 chromosome 13, P.trichocarpa_v4.1, whole genome shotgun sequence:
- the LOC18104324 gene encoding uncharacterized protein LOC18104324 isoform X1, which produces MEVKLSHRRFSDLSLPRFHFPNPKTTFPSQSLKWWVNSKKHFTVLAERWRFHIQDISKGQSSTNPYLLHVVKEGETLTSISKQYGVSIYSVAAANKNILDVDLVFEGQLLNIPAAAPAGTQVYLCLNQYQIKKCESPSFDQLERLQNFMKIMDGVLNQKPFITVTTLRLPHAKATGYFLVLVPALAFCIRCIIGAFHTRARRNLGCQASNESRRHHDVPESKRWKHALSDIREPDNLDGEPILNSTGTSADQDQNSFEEVSHAYDKLEHEYQKFLSECGISNSGYWRGGSTG; this is translated from the exons ATGGAAGTGAAGCTTAGCCATAGACGATTCTCTGATCTTTCTCTTCCCAGATTCCATTTTCCAAATCCTAAAACTACCTTCCCATCTCAaag TTTGAAATGGTGGGTTAACAGTAAGAAGCATTTTACCGTTCTTGCAGAG AGATGGAGATTTCATATTCAGGATATTTCAAAGGGTCAAAGCTCCACCAATCCCTACTTGCTTCATGTGGTCAAAGA GGGTGAAACATTAACTTCAATTTCCAAGCAGTATGGGGTGTCTATATATTCTGTTGCTGCAGCTAATAAGAATATATTGGATGTTGATCTTGTTTTCGAAGGACAGCTTCTTAACATTCCTGCAGCTGCCCCTGCAGGCACTCAAGTG TATTTGTGCCTCAATCAGTATCAGATCAAGAAATGTGAATCGCCTAGCTTTGATCAACTGGAAAGGCTTCAGAACTTTATGAAGATTATGGATGGGGTTCTAAACCAAAAGCCCTTCATCACAGTAACCACCCTCCGTTTGCCACAT GCTAAAGCCACTGGTTATTTTCTAGTTCTGGTTCCTGCATTAGCATTTTGCATCAGATGCATAATTGGTGCCTTTCACACTAGAGCTCGTAGAAACTTGGGATGCCAAGCTTCGAATGAATCAAGGAGGCATCATGATGTGCCCGAGAGTAAGCGTTGGAAACATGCTCTCAGTGACATAAGGGAGCCAGATAATTTGGATGGTGAACCAATACTAAATTCCACT GGTACTTCTGCAGATCAAGATCAAAATTCATTTGAAGAAGTCTCTCATGCATACGACAAACTTGAACATGAATATCAGAAGTTTTTATCAGAATGTGGAATTAGCAACTCGGGATACTGGCGGGGAGGTTCTACCGGCTAA
- the LOC18104322 gene encoding GDSL esterase/lipase At1g71691 produces the protein MATFKLPCMLVIFFVLGVGLGQNVDPFGSQVGRRREMVPAMFIFGDSLIDNGNNNNLPSFAKANYFPYGIDFNGGPTGRFSNGYTMVDEIAEQLGLPLIPAYSEASGDQVLNGINYASAAAGILDVTGRNFVGRIPFDEQIRNFQNTLDQITDTLGADDVARQVGRSLFFVGMGSNDYLNNYLMPNYPTRNRYNGRQFADLLTQEYSRQLTKLYNLGARKFVIAGLGVMGCIPSILAQSPAGNCSDSVNKLVQPFNENVKAMLKNFNANQLPGAKFIFIDVAHMFREILTNSPAYGFSVINRGCCGIGRNRGQITCLPFQTPCPNREQYVFWDAFHPTEAVNVLMGRKAFNGDLSKVYPMNIEQLANLEMESN, from the exons ATGGCTACCTTCAAGCTGCCTTGCATGCTGGTGATTTTCTTCGTGCTGGGTGTAGGTTTAGGCCAAAATGTGGATCCGTTTGGATCACAAGTAGGAAGGAGAAGGGAGATGGTGCCTGCTATGTTTATATTTGGAGACTCACTCATTGACAATGGCAATAACAATAACCTTCCTTCTTTTGCCAAGGCCAACTATTTCCCTTATGGTATTGACTTCAATGGTGGTCCTACTGGTCGTTTCTCCAATGGTTACACCATGGTTGATGAAATTG CTGAACAACTAGGACTTCCTCTGATTCCTGCTTACTCTGAGGCATCAGGAGATCAAGTGCTTAATGGTATCAACTATGCCTCTGCAGCTGCCGGAATCCTTGATGTCACAGGCAGAAACTTT GTTGGTCGCATACCATTTGATGAACAGATAAGGAATTTTCAGAACACGCTCGATCAGATTACAGATACACTTGGAGCAGATGATGTAGCTAGGCAAGTTGGACGGAGCTTATTTTTTGTAGGGATGGGCAGCAATGACTACCTTAATAACTATCTCATGCCTAACTATCCAACGAGGAATCGGTATAATGGCAGACAATTTGCAGATCTCTTGACTCAAGAATATAGCCGGCAACTAACTAAACTTTACAATCTTGGAGCACGTAAATTTGTTATTGCAGGGTTAGGAGTGATGGGGTGTATTCCTAGCATCTTGGCCCAGAGCCCTGCAGGAAACTGCTCTGATTCAGTTAACAAGCTAGTTCAACCTTTCAATGAAAATGTGAAGGCTATGCTCAAAAACTTCAATGCCAATCAGTTGCCAGGagcaaaattcatttttattgatgttgcTCATATGTTCCGGGAAATCCTCACCAACTCCCCAGCATATG GATTTAGTGTTATAAACCGTGGATGCTGCGGCATTGGGAGAAATAGAGGTCAAATTACATGTCTTCCATTCCAAACACCTTGTCCTAACAGAGAACAGTATGTGTTCTGGGATGCATTCCACCCAACAGAAGCTGTGAATGTTTTGATGGGAAGAAAGGCCTTCAATGGGGACTTGAGCAAGGTCTATCCTATGAACATAGAGCAGCTTGCCAATCTTGAAATGGAATCCAATTAA
- the LOC18104324 gene encoding uncharacterized protein LOC18104324 isoform X2 produces the protein MEVKLSHRRFSDLSLPRFHFPNPKTTFPSQSLKWWVNSKKHFTVLAERWRFHIQDISKGQSSTNPYLLHVVKEGETLTSISKQYGVSIYSVAAANKNILDVDLVFEGQLLNIPAAAPAGTQVYQIKKCESPSFDQLERLQNFMKIMDGVLNQKPFITVTTLRLPHAKATGYFLVLVPALAFCIRCIIGAFHTRARRNLGCQASNESRRHHDVPESKRWKHALSDIREPDNLDGEPILNSTGTSADQDQNSFEEVSHAYDKLEHEYQKFLSECGISNSGYWRGGSTG, from the exons ATGGAAGTGAAGCTTAGCCATAGACGATTCTCTGATCTTTCTCTTCCCAGATTCCATTTTCCAAATCCTAAAACTACCTTCCCATCTCAaag TTTGAAATGGTGGGTTAACAGTAAGAAGCATTTTACCGTTCTTGCAGAG AGATGGAGATTTCATATTCAGGATATTTCAAAGGGTCAAAGCTCCACCAATCCCTACTTGCTTCATGTGGTCAAAGA GGGTGAAACATTAACTTCAATTTCCAAGCAGTATGGGGTGTCTATATATTCTGTTGCTGCAGCTAATAAGAATATATTGGATGTTGATCTTGTTTTCGAAGGACAGCTTCTTAACATTCCTGCAGCTGCCCCTGCAGGCACTCAAGTG TATCAGATCAAGAAATGTGAATCGCCTAGCTTTGATCAACTGGAAAGGCTTCAGAACTTTATGAAGATTATGGATGGGGTTCTAAACCAAAAGCCCTTCATCACAGTAACCACCCTCCGTTTGCCACAT GCTAAAGCCACTGGTTATTTTCTAGTTCTGGTTCCTGCATTAGCATTTTGCATCAGATGCATAATTGGTGCCTTTCACACTAGAGCTCGTAGAAACTTGGGATGCCAAGCTTCGAATGAATCAAGGAGGCATCATGATGTGCCCGAGAGTAAGCGTTGGAAACATGCTCTCAGTGACATAAGGGAGCCAGATAATTTGGATGGTGAACCAATACTAAATTCCACT GGTACTTCTGCAGATCAAGATCAAAATTCATTTGAAGAAGTCTCTCATGCATACGACAAACTTGAACATGAATATCAGAAGTTTTTATCAGAATGTGGAATTAGCAACTCGGGATACTGGCGGGGAGGTTCTACCGGCTAA
- the LOC18104325 gene encoding glucuronoxylan 4-O-methyltransferase 3, protein MRPNKNQSPINIKIITLSLFFLLFLVLVAWSSFSSPRSNPSPKAENDDLTNPSSSLSTDEEDQPKPSTPACPSLPLTPTCTKTPPSLANALVHYVTTNITPQQTLKEISVTLRVLEKKSPCNFLVFGLGHDSLMWTSLNHGGRTVFLEEDKAWIEQITEKLPSLEAYHVTYDTRVHQADGLMETGMGDECKVVSDPRFSKCQLSLKGFPSDIYDMEWDLIMVDAPTGYHDEAPGRMTAIYTAGLMARNRENGETDVFVHDVDRVVEDKFSKAFLCEGYLTEQEGRLRHFIIPSHRTRSGRPFCP, encoded by the coding sequence ATGAGACCCAACAAAAACCAATCTCCCATTAACATCAAGATCATCACCCTCAGtttattctttcttctcttccttgtGCTGGTAGCTTGGTCAAGCTTCTCATCTCCGAGATCAAATCCATCCCCCAAAGCAGAAAATGATGACCTAACAAACCCATCATCAAGTCTGTCCACTGATGAAGAAGATCAGCCCAAACCATCAACACCAGCCTGCCCTTCTCTTCCCCTGACACCAACATGCACCAAAACCCCACCTTCTTTAGCCAATGCTCTTGTCCATTACGTTACAACGAACATCACCCCACAACAAACCCTCAAAGAAATCTCGGTCACATTAAGGGTCCTGGAGAAAAAGTCACCTTGCAATTTCCTAGTCTTTGGTCTTGGTCATGACAGTCTAATGTGGACATCTCTAAATCATGGTGGCCGAACTGTTTTCCTGGAAGAAGACAAGGCTTGGATTGAGCAAATCACAGAGAAACTGCCCTCTTTAGAGGCCTACCATGTGACGTACGACACCAGAGTGCATCAGGCAGATGGGCTCATGGAGACAGGAATGGGAGATGAATGCAAAGTTGTAAGCGACCCCAGATTCTCCAAGTGCCAGCTTTCTCTTAAAGGGTTCCCTAGTGATATTTATGACATGGAATGGGACTTGATCATGGTGGATGCACCCACTGGGTATCATGACGAGGCACCAGGGAGGATGACTGCAATCTACACGGCTGGATTGATGGCTAGGAACAGAGAGAATGGAGAGACTGATGTGTTTGTGCATGATGTTGATAGAGTTGTGGAGGATAAATTCTCCAAGGCTTTTCTTTGTGAAGGATACTTGACTGAGCAGGAAGGGAGGTTAAGGCATTTCATCATTCCTAGTCATAGAACTCGTTCGGGCAGACCTTTTTGTCCTTAG
- the LOC18104323 gene encoding GDSL esterase/lipase At1g33811 codes for MRSFSTDLVLSVTLILVLLATRACAQPQQGQVPCFFIFGDSLVDNGNNNRLLTLSRANYRPYGIDFPQGVTGRFTNGRTYVDALAQLFGFRNYIPPYARTRGPALLRGVNYASGAAGIRDETGNNLGGHTSMNQQVANFGMTVEQMRRYFRGDNNALTSYLSKCIFYSGMGSNDYLNNYFMSDFYSTSHDFTSKAFAAVLLQDYTRQLTQLYALGARKVIVTAIGQIGCIPYELARYNGTNSRCNEKINNAISLFNSGLLKLVQNFNNGRLPGAKFVYLDSYKSSNDLSLNGTSFGFEVIDKGCCGVGKNNGQITCLPLQQICQDRSKYLYWDAFHPTEVANILLAKVTYNSQTYTYPMSIQQLTML; via the exons ATGAGGAGTTTCAGTACAGATTTGGTTTTGTCAGTCACTTTAATATTAGTGTTGTTAGCCACTCGAGCTTGTGCACAGCCACAGCAAGGCCAAGTaccttgttttttcatttttggggACTCATTGGTAGATAATGGAAACAACAACAGGTTGCTTACACTTTCTAGGGCCAATTACAGGCCTTATGGCATTGATTTTCCGCAGGGTGTCACTGGTCGATTTACCAATGGTCGAACATATGTCGATGCCTTGG CTCAACTTTTTGGGTTTCGAAATTACATCCCACCCTATGCGAGAACCAGGGGCCCAGCGCTATTAAGGGGAGTGAATTATGCATCTGGAGCGGCTGGCATCAGAGATGAAACTGGAAACAATCTG GGGGGTCACACCTCAATGAACCAGCAAGTAGCCAACTTTGGCATGACAGTGGAACAAATGAGGAGATATTTCAGAGGAGATAACAATGCACTCACTAGCTATTTAAGCAAATGCATCTTCTATTCTGGGATGGGAAGTAATGATTATCTCAACAACTATTTCATGTCCGACTTCTACTCAACTAGCCATGATTTCACTTCAAAAGCTTTTGCGGCTGTACTTCTTCAGGATTACACTCGTCAGTTGACC CAACTATATGCCTTGGGAGCTCGGAAGGTGATTGTAACTGCAATTGGCCAAATTGGCTGCATTCCATATGAGCTCGCCAGGTATAATGGTACCAACAGCCGCTGCAATGAGAAAATCAACAATGCTATTTCTTTATTCAACTCAGGGCTCCTCAAGCTAgttcaaaatttcaacaatggCCGATTGCCTGGAGCCAAGTTTGTTTACCTCGATTCGTATAAAAGCTCTAATGATCTGTCTCTCAATGGAACCTCCTTTG GATTTGAAGTAATAGACAAGGGATGTTGTGGAGTGGGGAAGAACAATGGGCAGATAACATGTCTTCCTCTTCAACAGATATGCCAGGATCGCAGTAAATACTTATACTGGGATGCCTTTCACCCGACAGAAGTGGCAAACATCTTACTCGCTAAAGTAACATATAATTCACAGACTTACACTTATCCAATGAGTATACAACAATTGACAATGCTATGA